TTATGATAAAATTAAATGTCGGGTAGAACTACTTTGGGAAGGATTACCCAATGTGATAAGGGCCATATTATATGAACCCAAAAAGAATCCTTGGTTCCTATTTTTTGCCCGCCTTCTGCTTTCTACGGAAAAATTTTCTTCAGTTCTTCCCAAACATATAAAATCTTTTATTAAACCAATTAATAACGACAATTCTAAGGTTTTAGCTGATTTCGGAATAGTCAAAATTGTAGTGGAATCAAATAATGAAGCATTATTCGTGCTCGCTTGGGAATATCTTGCTTTGATATATCCATACAGGGCGAAATTCCCTATATGGGAAATCACGGGAGAAGGCCCATATGAATATGGCCCGGTTTCTTTAATGCCCGGAGATGTAGTAATTGATGCCGGGGCGAACTTGGGACTATTCTCTATCTTTGCCGCTAAAAAAATAGGAAAATCTGGCACTGTTTATGCTTTTGAACCAGTTAAAAAAATTTGTAATTTTCTTCAAGAATCAATTGATATTAATAATGTGTCAGATAACGT
The window above is part of the Parcubacteria group bacterium ADurb.Bin159 genome. Proteins encoded here:
- a CDS encoding Met-10+ like-protein, with amino-acid sequence MTIYDKIKCRVELLWEGLPNVIRAILYEPKKNPWFLFFARLLLSTEKFSSVLPKHIKSFIKPINNDNSKVLADFGIVKIVVESNNEALFVLAWEYLALIYPYRAKFPIWEITGEGPYEYGPVSLMPGDVVIDAGANLGLFSIFAAKKIGKSGTVYAFEPVKKICNFLQESIDINNVSDNVPIIQSALGDKNGNLTLSCGDIGSSSGVIHRSDKEIIVSQMTLDDFIFQKKLNKVDFIKMDIEGMERNALKGAQKTIAKFKPKLAICTYHLPDDPQVLPQIIREAAPDYKIIQKKRKLYAYYPNNSKPSKN